Part of the Gadus chalcogrammus isolate NIFS_2021 chromosome 22, NIFS_Gcha_1.0, whole genome shotgun sequence genome is shown below.
AGAGATTTCTTGGCGATGATTGCAGACATGTTCGGtataaagtataataaaaatcaaaaagACACTAAATTGATCTTGCATTCTTTATTCACATCGATGTCCCCAGATCATGATCCATTATTTTTCTATTAACATGATAATCCTCCTTTCTTTAAGTGGACTTTTAATTCAGTCCATCTTTTGGGTGGTTTTCCATTGGTGGTCCTGCCTTGTCTTCAGAAGGCGAGGTCCCTGGAGGGGCAGAAGACTCCACATCAGGAGAGGTCCCAACGTCAGAAGCTTCCAACGCTGAAGCGGCCGTTTCAGAACTAGCCTCCATTGTAATAGAAACGGCATTTTCTTGCCTCAACCTTTTCTGCTCCTTTGCAGATGGGTCTTCGTAGGGCAGAACCGACATTGGGATACGCACAGTATCTATTCCATTCACctgaaaaggaagaaaaaaaagggttagaaaaaaaaaaaacgtcttttGATCCCAGTTTATTTTTGATCCAACTATTGGACTTTACTATGACCAACATCCTCTAATGAAACAAGAATTATAAGcacatttataataaaaaacCAAATCAGACATGCATACAACTTGTTGTCTACACACTATAATGTAGTATTGAGTAAGGTTGTTAAAAGATCCGAGACATGTCTTACCGTAACCTCACACCAGTACTCTCCTACATCCTTGATGGGCTCCTCTGGAAGTGTCAACGCATGAAGGGGCACAATAACTCCCATCTGAGTAGAGACGTCACAATTTTGAATAATCCGGCAATTAAAGAAATTTATTTGGTCTAATATCACCCTGAAAATAAATCAGAAATACCTTCCGGGCAAATTGCCTGCAGGCAATCTCTTTGGTGAGTGTATACTCATTCGAGGGCCATTTATTAATCTTCAACTGTGAGGATTTCAGGAGGTCCACCgtctgtaaataaataaaaaataggtcccatggcatgaacatttccctttctgaggttttctaacattaatacgagttcccctagcctacctatgctcccccagtagctagaaatttcGTTGGGTGTAAAATGAGCATTAGGCATTATGATCCGCCGAAGCTCAGACGCGTCATTTTCcccgtatgtcgtcataagggaagatgccacctcccctttctctgccttgccagcccagagaatttggcccgccaacgagacaatgagctacgaccttgcgtgcgccacatgtgtgtgtgtgcgattacacacactgtaacgtaAAGaagtacacttctttgttatttggataactgacgtctctggtatttccacaacaagactgtagttggggttatctcagccatggttgagaaagaattgggggaaaggaactttggatttgactccctgaagtacatgaactgcgacatggaggagaaagggattgttgcccccGAGGGACCAGCGCCTCGgcactgcccgctgccgaggaggtggtccctcggcagcgggcagcagtcgtttgagattcataatatcgtctggaggcgcacacaacatttggctgtgataatatatattatatgatatagatatctatgcataatatgacattatttagatatagagctccaggactcctgtcGGAGTACCCGGAGTGTTctaaaatatttacagaacacggccaaaggctgtgtgcgcctcgccattgcgatacatagactgtaaacagagcacatggtaccgtggccgcaagctgctcagggccacacccccaccctcctctttgacccccctctcctcctcatttgcattaaagctacagacaccgaaacggcgcgtttaGGGAAAGTGCGACTCAATGTTCGACTGGCTCGCAGTGGCCGTAATTCTgtaccacggctgaattttggGAACGTCTACAAATggtgtgttaggggcccactaatatctatattaaagcttAAGGCAAACGAAAAAACAATGAAAGGATATATGAAAAAGGAAGTAAAACACTTACAAGTTGTCCTGTGCGTGTTTGGATTCTATCCTCTGGCTTCCCTTCATGCAAAAGCTGTTGATGAAAGATGTTTGAATAAGTTAGGGGCATGTTTATAACGTAAAGAGGTTCAAATAACCCATTGTCATTTTACCAAGTGATTTGAATCAAGACGAAACGCATACCCGTATCTCCTCGGCGAACATCTGTTTGTTTTCTGGTGATGAATAAACCGCGAGACCTTGAGCCAGCAGTTTATTTCTGCCAACAGAttttttcacacacactgtgtctcCTCGCCCCCCAAGCTCTGTGAAAAACCAGCACATCAACCATTAACGTCCTTATTGAAAGTTCCTGATAAAATGAGTAACCAGACACATGATCGGCAGCATTTGGGATACTGACTTTCAACCGTTTGTGTCAGAATCAGCTCCATGTTCTTCTCTTTCGGCACTAGTTTGGTGTCCTCCACTAATCTGTAAATCCTGTGTCTTCGTGGATGAAGTCTGGGGGCCCGACCTACTTTGGCCAGCGGGACTTGCCACCAACGCTCCACCACAACTGTATTCTATGGGAAAGTATACATGTACATACAATATATTGTTAACAATACACACTTAGTTATTATAAACGTGGTACAAGCAACCATCACCACAAGCATTGAGCCCAAGTGGGGACTAGAACGCGTACAGATATTTGTTGACCATTTGGCAGTGCATAAACTTGTGCATTAACTTGCTTCAGCCATTTCTGTGCACCATATTTAAGGATGGGTCAGTTATCAAGCAATGCACGAACCTTGCATGGTGTCTGGGAGAAACACCTGAAATGAGACGTCACTACCTCCTGAAGGACACGGCGGCTGGATCCCCACATGCTTACAAGCAAAGACCCGGCCACGTTCACAAATTAATATAAAAGAAACCACTTGGGACTAGATACAATTTTAGCAACGACGCTCTTGAAGGTTATGTAGTTATATGCCTTAATCACAATGCTAGCGTTccgtataaaaaaaaaacaatgcgaCTTTACAGACCGCTGACAGTAATACGACGACATAAGGCGCGAGTATAGAAGAAGGACCCTTAACTCGAACAGGCAACTTTCCAAGTGCCTGAAACTATTACATATTATGTATTTCCAAATACTCATAATTGACACTAATggtttataaatatatagaataaataaatgtaagccaatttatttattgatttaatgttttgtttgttcaatttatttattaacacacacacacgcacgcacgcgcacgcacgcacgcacgcacgcacgcacgcacgcacgcacacacacacacacacacacacacacacacacacacacacacacacacacacacacacacacacacacacacacacacacacacacacacacacacacacacacacacacacacacacacacacacacacacacacacacacacacacagacaaagctATCCCAAAATTCATGTACAGCCAATCGTCACAATAGAATGAGAATTGGTTCCGCCATACGAATCATTATTCTTGCGAGACAAACCACGCCCCCTGGTGCCAGCGTCCAAGCAGTTCAGCAGAAGGAGGCATCCGCCGTATAATAACGTCACAATCACAAGAAGCCAGCATAGGTTGGTGAGGTAGAAAGCAAAATGGTAGACATTCTTTTGGCAGTATCCGTCCACGGCGTCTGAGTAGCTGGGGGGGTAAATAGAATAGACCCACAGGGTGCCtatagagggacagagacatgcAGCTTTCATAAGGATGGAGGATGATGCATGaagtgtgtgcactgtgcactCACTTCGTCCGTTGATTTATAAATTGGTCTTTGATTTCTGCTTTCCAGAGTTAGCTGTGTTAGATCATCCAgtatatgaataataaatagATTGCTAAGTGGGATTTAATGGTCCCTAATTCCTAATTAGGGACCATTAAACCTCAGGTTTGTGACCTCATCTCTTATTACCAATAGCAACCAATCCTCTGATCCTCTCACCTGCCACAAACCAACAGGTGGTAAAGATGTGCAGAAGGCTGATGCAGGCGGAGGTCAGGATGCTGACCACACACTGCTTCCTTGAGCTTTGGACGTAGCTTAGGGCCAGCAAGAGAAGACTGCTGACCCCCAGCACCATCAGGTAGATGGGGATGTAGGGCTGGGCAGGACAGCTGTTTAAATGGATGGTCCCTGGTTGAGTATTGTGGGATATCagaacattattattatcacgaTGAGGATTCTAATAGGGCTGAAATAGTTGATGATTTGTTTTATGGTTAATTCAAATCTAATAAATACCCTCCCACATTTCTATCAATAAACTACAGAAAATGGCCTTTCTACTCCTTTGCCCTCATTACAaaatcgtttttattttttttatttcattatctCATGAATCATTGAGTTGAAGTAAAAGAGCtgaaataatttcaaatatCTATTACCATTTACTAGTATCACCCCAAAGTGATTTACTGACCGTCTAGTCATAAATCAAAAGTTTGGAATTTTTCACTTCAGCACAAGGAACCTACCCAGTCCAATTGCGAAGACCATTATCATCCATATCATGAGATTCAGTACAACTGCATAAAGGAGGCAGAGAAGAAGGTGTTCAAGGACGTGCACAACATTAAAGGCATACTGATCAACAGAGAAGTCTAGACAAACGTGAGCAAGTTACGGAAGAGTACACCGACCTATCACTGAAAGCAACAGAGGACCTTGGGGCTTGTTCTCCATGTTCTGTACTTCACACCTGTTGAGGAGGGAGATTGATGCGTGAGATTTATCATTAGAATGACTCCAAAAGAGAAAATACAATTTGATAATCCTACAGTGCATACTTTCTCCGGAACTCCTCGTCTTTACGCAGTGTGCAGAGAGAATTAAGGGGCTCTCTGTCGAAACAGGACGTTAAGACATTTCCCCTATTGATAAGTCATTTCTTCATCTCCTAGAACTATAACACAGCATGactttgtgtatttttgtgggagtgtacgtttgtgtgtgcacgtgttgtgCGTGAATTTCATAGTTTTCCTATTTTCttaaaagtgtaaaaaaaacatcaataaaTGACACAACCTAACctaatatttatgtatatagtgTTGATTTTCTTTTATTCAGTTGTTATATTCAGAGTCTTAAATGATAGATAACATGGACTCATACAAATATACAGCTGAATCAGAATTTCCTGATATATTTCATAGGCCATCTCAAAGTTGCATTCAAATCTTGGATGTGTTGGAGGCCATGTTATCATGCTTCAGTTGAAGTCAATAATCATTTGAATAATGGGGGCTGCTGGGTAGTCCATGATGATGACTCCAAAGCGGTGGTCCTTCCCCGTTTTGCCAGTCAAGTAGTTGCACATTTGGGCATTGATGCGCTTGGCCACGGCACTTGGG
Proteins encoded:
- the LOC130375984 gene encoding transmembrane protein 272-like codes for the protein MENKPQGPLLLSVIVVLNLMIWMIMVFAIGLGTIHLNSCPAQPYIPIYLMVLGVSSLLLLALSYVQSSRKQCVVSILTSACISLLHIFTTCWFVAGTLWVYSIYPPSYSDAVDGYCQKNVYHFAFYLTNLCWLLVIVTLLYGGCLLLLNCLDAGTRGRGLSRKNNDSYGGTNSHSIVTIGCT
- the mrpl9 gene encoding 39S ribosomal protein L9, mitochondrial, with amino-acid sequence MWGSSRRVLQEVVTSHFRCFSQTPCKNTVVVERWWQVPLAKVGRAPRLHPRRHRIYRLVEDTKLVPKEKNMELILTQTVEKLGGRGDTVCVKKSVGRNKLLAQGLAVYSSPENKQMFAEEIRLLHEGKPEDRIQTRTGQLTVDLLKSSQLKINKWPSNEYTLTKEIACRQFARKMGVIVPLHALTLPEEPIKDVGEYWCEVTVNGIDTVRIPMSVLPYEDPSAKEQKRLRQENAVSITMEASSETAASALEASDVGTSPDVESSAPPGTSPSEDKAGPPMENHPKDGLN